From the genome of Nicotiana sylvestris chromosome 2, ASM39365v2, whole genome shotgun sequence, one region includes:
- the LOC104248320 gene encoding protein WHAT'S THIS FACTOR 1 homolog, chloroplastic-like, which translates to MLNLIGKRGCFSAELNTSIAFLFIDSSAILQLHRSMTTSKRVQDRSKKKRVHDLEIATEKHKILSKVLLIFEVLKQEPQKIISIRELDQYRRQINLPKPHKISAFLRKSPKLFELYKDHRGILWCGMTKEAEDLVQEEEAIIEQQSDKAAELVTRMLMMSMDKRLALDKIVHFRRDLGLPMDFRNHWVHRFPEYFRVVHPFKPYDESEYLELVNWRSSWAMTELERKALGGMQAPDDHVAGLLSLSFPMKFPPDYKQVLSRYKGKIENFQKREYLSPYADARELKAGTLEFNKRAVAVMHELLSFTIEKRLVTDYLTHFRREFVMPQKLMRLLLKHFGMFYVSERGKRFHVFLNSAYEGSELSEKHPLTVWREKVLSFVGYRRKKETMDTLKDLQEFVDDDLLENESEDERVQVENNEHSMGSLEGDLEDESEMEINEVYSAYRE; encoded by the coding sequence ATGCTCAACCTTATTGGTAAACGGGGATGTTTTTCTGCTGAACTAAATACATCAATTGCATTCTTGTTCATAGATTCTTCAGCAATCTTGCAATTGCATCGATCAATGACCACCAGTAAAAGAGTCCAAGACAGAAGCAAGAAGAAGCGGGTGCATGACCTTGAAATAGCCACAGAAAAGCACAAGATCCTCTCTAAAGTCCTATTAATATTTGAAGTCCTCAAACAGGAGCCTCAAAAAATCATATCTATTAGGGAACTTGATCAATATAGGAGGCAAATAAACCTCCCGAAGCCCCATAAAATCTCAGCTTTTCTACGGAAGTCCCCAAAGCTCTTTGAACTGTACAAGGATCATAGAGGGATTTTATGGTGTGGTATGACAAAGGAGGCTGAAGATTTAGTCCAAGAAGAGGAGGCTATTATTGAACAGCAGAGTGATAAAGCTGCAGAACTTGTAACTAGGATGCTGATGATGTCCATGGACAAGCGCCTTGCCTTAGATAAGATTGTTCATTTCAGAAGAGATTTGGGGTTGCCAATGGATTTTAGGAACCATTGGGTGCACAGATTTCCTGAGTACTTTAGAGTTGTTCATCCATTTAAACCTTATGATGAAAGTGAGTATTTAGAGCTTGTGAATTGGAGATCGAGTTGGGCTATGACAGAGTTAGAAAGGAAGGCGCTGGGTGGTATGCAGGCCCCAGATGATCACGTAGCTGGTCTTCTTTCCTTGTCTTTCCCAATGAAATTCCCACCTGATTATAAACAAGTTTTGTCTAGATATAAGGGGAAGATAGAGAATTTTCAGAAGCGGGAATACTTGTCGCCTTATGCAGATGCCAGGGAACTAAAGGCCGGAACACTGGAGTTCAATAAGAGGGCGGTTGCAGTGATGCATGAGCTGCTGAGCTTCACAATCGAAAAGAGGTTGGTGACAGATTATTTGACACATTTTAGGAGGGAGTTCGTAATGCCTCAGAAGCTGATGAGGCTGTTGCTTAAACATTTTGGAATGTTTTATGTTTCAGAAAGGGGTAAGAGATTTCATGTATTTCTTAATAGTGCTTATGAAGGTTCTGAGTTGAGCGAGAAGCACCCTTTGACTGTTTGGAGGGAAAAGGTTCTAAGCTTTGTTGGATACAGGAGGAAGAAGGAAACAATGGATACTCTTAAAGATTTGCAGGAATTCGTGGATGATGATTTGCTTGAGAATGAGTCAGAAGATGAAAGAGTTCAAGTGGAAAATAACGAGCATAGTATGGGTAGTTTGGAGGGTGATTTGGAAGATGAATCCGAGATGGAGATTAATGAAGTTTATAGCGCATACAGGGAATGA